Proteins found in one Triticum urartu cultivar G1812 chromosome 4, Tu2.1, whole genome shotgun sequence genomic segment:
- the LOC125554609 gene encoding uncharacterized protein LOC125554609 translates to MARMDGSHRRRLHADEDRLGALPDDLLLDILRRLDTRTALGAAALSRRWAGLAREVPFLDLKVTDKLPPRYHRCFRLRDDARDSKISSTLSDRWHLEAIAARYERRAMRSMVRSVKSLLASQARRRVERLSLEVFAYSTSSSINRLVVDAVDSWGVRDLEFVATPTGPIAYPEPPAYSFPLGLISRKPGQSRLRSLKLANCLPPPLRGFNALTMLVLRDLPAPTPPAAYEAVVADCPQLQVLHLLSCKLKIRTGRVVLDAPGSEIRELVVDGEHMVVEIRSLPKLESLASLHGCVLLCSPAAVPCLARVSLACSVGRLEGDSLAALNRFHRDCLILVLVLFFRCAITVKDLVLRFTGPEMWIVPTTPFSGIMSCLRRLLVADVPSSWDASWPRLLIEAAPLLESLYVHVSHGEDEPSQEEIPGETSASRHHHLKELVVIGFQRTERQTRLVRFAVEASTALRRVALLKHGRVEDRGPCCDWEVVSQQTAWCDEERLAVLDGIGCSTGRIQVVLS, encoded by the coding sequence ATGGCCAGGATGGATGGCTCCCACCGCCGGCGGCTGCACGCGGACGAGGACCGCCTCGGTGCCCTCCCCGACGATCTCCTCCTTGATATCCTGCGCCGCCTGGACACACGCACCGCGCTCGGCGCCGCGGCGCTCTCCAGGCGCTGGGCCGGCCTGGCCCGCGAGGTCCCCTTCCTGGACCTCAAGGTCACCGACAAACTGCCGCCGCGCTATCACCGGTGCTTCCGCCTCCGCGACGACGCTAGGGATTCGAAAATCAGCTCGACCTTGTCTGACAGGTGGCATCTAGAGGCTATCGCCGCCCGTTACGAGCGCCGCGCCATGCGATCCATGGTCCGCTCCGTCAAGAGCCTCCTGGCCAGCCAAGCTCGCCGGCGCGTGGAGAGGCTGTCGCTCGAGGTCTTCGCCTACAGCACCTCGTCCTCCATCAACCGCCTGGTCGTGGACGCCGTCGATTCCTGGGGCGTCCGGGATCTAGAGTTTGTTGCCACGCCGACAGGGCCGATCGCGTATCCGGAGCCGCCGGCCTACAGCTTCCCTCTTGGCCTCATCAGCAGGAAGCCCGGCCAGTCCCGACTGCGAAGCCTCAAGCTTGCCAACTGCTTGCCCCCGCCGCTCCGGGGATTCAACGCGCTCACCATGCTCGTCTTGCGAGACTTGCCGGCTCCCACGCCGCCGGCCGCATACGAGGCAGTGGTCGCCGACTGCCCGCAGCTGCAAGTGCTACACCTCCTGTCATGCAAGCTCAAGATAAGAACCGGCAGGGTGGTCCTGGACGCGCCTGGATCGGAAATCAGGGAGCTTGTAGTCGACGGCGAGCACATGGTGGTCGAGATCCGGTCTCTCCCGAAGCTCGAGAGCCTCGCCAGCCTGCACGGTTGCGTGCTGCTTTGCTCCCCCGCCGCCGTCCCGTGTCTTGCGCGCGTGAGCCTCGCCTGCTCggttggccgactggaaggggaCAGTTTGGCTGCCCTAAACCGTTTCCATCGAGACTGCTTGATTCTGGTGCTCGTGCTCTTCTTCCGGTGCGCTATCACTGTGAAGGATCTCGTCTTGCGGTTCACTGGGCCAGAGATGTGGATCGTGCCGACGACTCCCTTCTCTGGAATAATGTCGTGCCTGAGAAGGCTGCTCGTCGCCGATGTGCCTTCCTCATGGGACGCCTCATGGCCACGCCTGCTCATCGAGGCAGCGCCGTTACTTGAGAGCCTTTATGTCCATGTCTCCCATGGCGAAGACGAGCCGAGTCAGGAGGAGATACCGGGGGAGACCTCGGCTTCGCGCCATCACCATTTGAAGGAGCTGGTTGTCATTGGCTTCCAGAGGACGGAGAGACAGACGCGCCTTGTGAGGTTCGCCGTGGAGGCATCCACGGCGCTGCGGCGTGTCGCTCTGCTCAAGCATGGACGCGTCGAGGACAGGGGGCCCTGCTGCGACTGGGAGGTGGTGAGCCAGCAGACGGCGTGGTGCGACGAGGAGAGACTCGCCGTTCTCGATGGCATCGGCTGTTCGACGGGACGGATCCAAGTGGTGCTCAGTTGA